One Fuerstiella marisgermanici DNA window includes the following coding sequences:
- a CDS encoding ATP-binding protein has protein sequence MRQIFISSVQKELQEFRDAVSQYVNSDPLLSQFFTVFQFEKLPAADRRADDVYLDEVARTDIYLGLFANEYGWEDENGRSPTHREFNAATVNGVERLIYLVDLDGEQNAKMKALVNEAGDQLIRRRVPDIEGLLAAIYHSLVDYLGRKGLLTTSPFDKRPCQGATLDDISDKRIDWFLSRARSERGFPLGTDTTAENTLTHLNQLADGTPTNAAVLLFAEQPQKFVPVAEIKCAHHHGTSVQKPIPDYKVFRDDLFAQIDSALDFVMSKLARSVGTRADGNSAPVSYSVPREVVAEGIVNAVAHRDYTSAGAVQVAVFSDRIEIRNPGRLPAELTIDQLKVEHASFPRNKLIANPLFYAKYIEQLGTGTADIYRRCREAGLAEPSFYHDNTEFVLTIERLESSLSKIELSERQQEVMEYVFRHKQINNSEFQTQFNVAKRTAGRDLAEMVDSGLLEKIGTTGKGVHYRLTQRGHDWAQLRE, from the coding sequence ATGCGGCAAATCTTCATCAGCAGCGTGCAGAAGGAACTGCAGGAATTCCGGGATGCGGTCAGTCAGTACGTCAATTCTGATCCGTTGCTGTCGCAGTTCTTCACTGTTTTCCAGTTTGAGAAGCTGCCTGCGGCTGATCGTCGAGCTGATGATGTCTATCTGGACGAAGTCGCCAGGACCGACATCTACCTGGGACTGTTCGCCAACGAGTACGGCTGGGAAGACGAAAATGGACGTTCACCGACTCACCGCGAATTCAATGCCGCCACCGTAAACGGCGTCGAGCGGTTGATCTACCTTGTTGATCTGGACGGCGAACAAAACGCAAAGATGAAAGCTCTTGTCAATGAGGCCGGCGACCAACTCATTCGTCGCCGAGTGCCGGACATCGAAGGGCTGTTGGCCGCGATTTACCATAGCCTTGTCGATTACCTGGGTCGCAAAGGGCTGTTAACGACGTCCCCATTCGACAAGCGTCCGTGTCAGGGAGCGACGCTTGACGACATCTCAGACAAACGCATCGACTGGTTTCTGTCCCGCGCTCGCAGCGAACGCGGGTTCCCTCTTGGCACCGACACGACTGCCGAAAATACACTCACACACCTGAACCAACTGGCCGATGGCACCCCCACAAATGCAGCCGTGTTGCTTTTTGCTGAACAGCCGCAGAAGTTCGTGCCTGTCGCTGAAATCAAATGCGCCCACCACCACGGAACCTCCGTTCAAAAACCGATTCCGGACTACAAGGTTTTTCGTGATGACCTGTTCGCACAAATCGATAGTGCACTGGATTTCGTCATGTCCAAACTTGCCCGCTCTGTGGGAACGCGGGCGGACGGTAATTCGGCCCCGGTCAGTTACTCTGTACCGCGAGAAGTCGTCGCGGAAGGGATTGTGAATGCGGTCGCACACCGTGACTACACCTCTGCCGGCGCTGTTCAGGTTGCCGTGTTCTCTGATCGGATCGAGATCAGAAATCCAGGTCGCCTTCCTGCGGAGTTAACCATCGATCAGCTAAAAGTTGAGCACGCCTCATTTCCTCGAAATAAGCTGATCGCGAACCCTCTGTTCTATGCCAAATACATCGAACAGCTGGGCACTGGGACGGCGGACATCTACCGTCGATGCCGAGAAGCGGGCTTAGCTGAACCGTCATTCTACCACGACAACACAGAGTTCGTTTTGACGATCGAACGGCTTGAATCGTCGCTCAGCAAAATCGAGTTATCAGAACGGCAGCAGGAAGTGATGGAATACGTTTTTCGGCACAAGCAAATTAACAACTCCGAGTTTCAGACACAGTTCAATGTTGCCAAACGGACTGCCGGTCGGGACCTTGCGGAAATGGTCGACAGTGGCTTGCTGGAAAAAATAGGAACAACTGGGAAAGGTGTTCACTATCGCCTGACGCAAAGGGGCCACGACTGGGCACAGTTGAGGGAGTAA